In a genomic window of Pseudochaenichthys georgianus unplaced genomic scaffold, fPseGeo1.2 scaffold_200_arrow_ctg1, whole genome shotgun sequence:
- the LOC117441812 gene encoding zinc finger protein 479-like isoform X2: MEENKKNPGAQKRKGRERHHSCQQCDKSFSTSGDLKRHLRIHTREKPYSCEECGTTFSRSGSLKTHQLIHTGEKPYSCEECGKTFTTSGDLKAHQRIHTGEKPYSCEECGKTFTKSGSLKAHQRIHTGEKPYWCEECEKTFKTSSELTRHQRIHTGQKPYSCEECGKKFTTSGTLKTHHRIHTGEKPYWCEECGKTFTTSSALKKHHRIHTGEKPYSCEECGTTFTQLSSLKTHQRIHTGEKPYSCEECGKMFSQSVHLKVHERIHTA; the protein is encoded by the coding sequence AAACggaaaggaagagagagacatcacagctgtcagcaatgtgacaaATCCTTTTCAACATCTGGAGATTTAAAGCGCCACCTGCGTATTCACACtagagaaaaaccgtacagctgtgaagagtgtgggacaacattCTCTCGATCAGGttctctcaaaacacatcaacttattcacacaggagaaaaaccatatagctgtgaagagtgtgggaaaacgttcactacatcaggtgatctcaaagcacatcaacgtattcacacaggagaaaaaccatacagctgtgaagagtgtgggaaaacattcACTAAATCAGGTTCTCTCAAagcacatcaacgtattcacactggagaaaaaccgtactggtgtgaagagtgtgagaAAACGTTCAAGACATCAAGTGAACTCACaagacatcaacgtattcacactggacaaaaaccgtacagctgtgaagagtgtgggaaaaagTTCACAACATCAGGTACTCTCAAAAcgcatcaccgtattcacactggagaaaaaccgtactggtgtgaagagtgtgggaaaacattcacgacatcaagtgctctcaaaaaacatcaccgtattcacacaggagagaaaccgtacagctgtgaagagtgtgggacaacattCACTCAATTAAGTAGTCTCAAAAcgcatcaacgtattcacacaggagagaaaccgtacagctgtgaagagtgtgggaagaTGTTTTCTCAAAGTGTTCACCTTAAAGTCCATGAGCGAATCCACACTGCATAA